From the genome of Spodoptera frugiperda isolate SF20-4 chromosome 23, AGI-APGP_CSIRO_Sfru_2.0, whole genome shotgun sequence, one region includes:
- the LOC118267189 gene encoding syntaxin-1A isoform X12, with protein sequence MTKDRLAALQAAQSDDDDVGPDDVNVAVEGGFMDEFFSEVEEIREMIDKIQANVEEVKKKHSAILSAPQSDEKTKHELEDLMADVKKTANKVRGKLKHIEQNIEQEEHSNKSSADLRIRKTQHSTLSRKFVEVMTEYNRTQTDYRDRCKSRIQRQLEITGRATTDDELEEMLEQGNSAVFTQGIIMETQQAKQTLADIEARHADIIKLETSIRELHDMFMDMAMLVESQGEMIDRIEYHVEHAVDYVQTATQDTKKALKYQSKARRLYSGRLL encoded by the exons gcGCAAAGCGACGATGACGATGTCGGGCCCGACGACGTCAACGTCGCCGTCGAAGGGGGCTTTATGGACGAATTCTTCAGTGAG GTTGAAGAGATACGAGAGATGATAGATAAGATTCAGGCGAACGTGGAAGAAGTGAAGAAGAAGCACAGTGCCATCCTATCAGCGCCGCAATCAGATGAAA aaacaAAGCATGAACTGGAAGATCTCATGGCCGACGTAAAGAAAACTGCCAACAAAGTCAGAGGAAAGTTAAAAC ACATAGAGCAGAACATCGAGCAAGAGGAGCACTCGAATAAATCTTCAGCGGATTTGAGGATAAGAAAGACACAGCACTCGACGCTGTCGCGCAAGTTCGTGGAGGTGATGACGGAGTACAACCGCACGCAGACCGACTACCGAGATCGCTGCAAGAGCAGGATACAGCGGCAGCTGGAGATCACCGGCCGCGCCACCACCGACGACGAGCTCGAGGAGATGCTCGAGCAGGGCAACTCGGCAGTGTTCACACAGGGG ATAATAATGGAGACCCAACAGGCGAAGCAGACGCTGGCCGACATCGAGGCGCGGCACGCCGACATCATCAAGCTGGAGACTTCCATCCGCGAGCTGCACGACATGTTCATGGACATGGCGATGCTAGTCGAGAGCCAG GGAGAGATGATCGACCGCATTGAGTATCATGTAGAACACGCTGTGGACTATGTCCAAACTGCCACACAAGACACTAAGAAGGCCCTAAAATATCAGAGCAAAGCCCGACGG CTCTACTCTGGTCGACTCCTGTAA
- the LOC118267189 gene encoding syntaxin-1A isoform X13, whose protein sequence is MTKDRLAALQAAQSDDDDVGPDDVNVAVEGGFMDEFFSEVEEIREMIDKIQANVEEVKKKHSAILSAPQSDEKTKHELEDLMADVKKTANKVRGKLKHIEQNIEQEEHSNKSSADLRIRKTQHSTLSRKFVEVMTEYNRTQTDYRDRCKSRIQRQLEITGRATTDDELEEMLEQGNSAVFTQGIIMETQQAKQTLADIEARHADIIKLETSIRELHDMFMDMAMLVESQGEMIDRIEYHVEHAVDYVQTATQDTKKALKYQSKARRLYSGRLL, encoded by the exons gcGCAAAGCGACGATGACGATGTCGGGCCCGACGACGTCAACGTCGCCGTCGAAGGGGGCTTTATGGACGAATTCTTCAGTGAG GTTGAAGAGATACGAGAGATGATAGATAAGATTCAGGCGAACGTGGAAGAAGTGAAGAAGAAGCACAGTGCCATCCTATCAGCGCCGCAATCAGATGAAA aaacaAAGCATGAACTGGAAGATCTCATGGCCGACGTAAAGAAAACTGCCAACAAAGTCAGAGGAAAGTTAAAAC ACATAGAGCAGAACATCGAGCAAGAGGAGCACTCGAATAAATCTTCAGCGGATTTGAGGATAAGAAAGACACAGCACTCGACGCTGTCGCGCAAGTTCGTGGAGGTGATGACGGAGTACAACCGCACGCAGACCGACTACCGAGATCGCTGCAAGAGCAGGATACAGCGGCAGCTGGAGATCACCGGCCGCGCCACCACCGACGACGAGCTCGAGGAGATGCTCGAGCAGGGCAACTCGGCAGTGTTCACACAGGGG ATAATAATGGAGACCCAACAGGCGAAGCAGACGCTGGCCGACATCGAGGCGCGGCACGCCGACATCATCAAGCTGGAGACTTCCATCCGCGAGCTGCACGACATGTTCATGGACATGGCGATGCTAGTCGAGAGCCAG GGAGAGATGATCGACCGCATTGAGTATCATGTAGAACACGCTGTGGACTATGTCCAAACTGCCACACAAGACACTAAGAAGGCCCTAAAATATCAGAGCAAAGCCCGACGG